One segment of Leptidea sinapis chromosome 33, ilLepSina1.1, whole genome shotgun sequence DNA contains the following:
- the LOC126974632 gene encoding TBC domain-containing protein kinase-like protein isoform X2, with amino-acid sequence MDEESKYKFAACTYFAKNHPGETCGSNGLPLTPSSVTILGRAQRLLTIEHVNLCTYLDIIRGKHERIIVVAETIGKSLSEHTSKFSNQEVLNISTQVATAMNFLHKQDVVHRTLSDDNILVDCCGRVKLFNYGMYYMTDGGKEVPFPLGIPRYLSPETILGGAGPAADVWSFGIILLELCIGKLWNNLKPGPILRRILTLVHASNPAERIAREHDCFDAYKGLPQSVRDIIEKCLKIYPGERATFEELVAELSLLNTEKPLDIKRPRGLLDCKLQFLYHWWQLAGGDIMAELKKNGLVKHNPPILTMPIAILLDGCPVGGKKNILFDRRIAKYSIDILNKRLAHILIQDYYPLIQERKREYDGITLPKIIREKDTEYQFHRLIWFERLLHGYPHTVQYIRAEAEIDIPPMVRGDVWAALLGVVGDIEEQYERIDKETPTPTDRQIDVDIPRCHQYCWLLCGSAGHRTLKRLLKAWLLTNPQYVYWQGLDSLTAPFLYLNFCNEARAFACLSAFVPKFLHKFFLKDNSAVIKEYLAKFWQITGFHEPELAAHLHDISFVPELFAIPWFLTMFSHVFPLHKIVHLWDALLVEGPSLPLYMGVGILKQLRETLLDSGFNECILLFSDLPEIDIGKCVTESIEMCRNTPRSISYRRFSNAPHVTEPMDVVEVPMETLLNEICPRINMSDFFSLMCQDKCCVVDIRSNLLIM; translated from the exons ATGGATGAGGAAAGCAAGTATAAATTTGCAGCGTGCACTTACTTCGCAAAAAACCACCCAGGAGAAACATGCGGCAGTAATGGACTACCCCTGACACCAAGTTCTGTAACAATATTGGGCCGGGCACAACGATTGCTGACCATAGAACATGTTAACCTTTGCACTTATCTGGATATAATTCGCGGAAAACatg AAAGGATCATTGTAGTAGCTGAAACAATTGGCAAATCTTTATCTGAACATACATCAAAGTTTTCAAACCAGGAAGTGCTAAATATATCTACTCAGGTGGCAACAGCAATGAACTTTCTCCACAAACAGGATGTTGTCCACAGAACTCTATCTGATGATAACATTCTTGTAGATTGCTGTGGAAGGGTTAAGCTCTTTAATTATGGAATGTATTACATGACAGATGGTGGTAAAGAAGTTCCGTTCCCACTAGG TATCCCAAGATATTTAAGTCCGGAAACAATATTGGGTGGTGCCGGCCCTGCTGCTGATGTTTGGAGCTTTGGTATTATACTTCTAGAGCTATGCATTGGTAAACTATGGAATAATTTAAAACCAGGACCAATCCTTAGAAGAATTCTTACATTAGTGCATGCCAGTAATCCTGCAGAAAGAATAGCTAGAGAACATGATTGTTTCGATGCATATAAG GGATTGCCCCAAAGTGTTAGAGATATAattgaaaaatgtttaaaaatatatcctGGTGAAAGGGCAACATTTGAAGAACTGGTTGCTGAATTGAGTTTGCTAAATACAGAGAAGCCACTTGATATAAAGCGTCCAAGAGGCCTCTTGGACTGTAAGTTGCAGTTTCTGTACCATTGGTGGCAGTTAGCTGGTGGTGACATAATGGCGGAATTAAAAAAGAATGGATTAGTGAAGCATAATCCTCCTATATTGACCATGCCTAT agctATACTCCTTGACGGTTGTCCTGTCGGTggaaaaaagaatattttatttgacagaCGGATCGCCAAGTACAGTATAGACATATTAAATAAACGTTTGGCACACATTCTTATCCAGGATTACTATCCATTGATTCAGGAGAGAAAGAGAGAGTATGATGGTATCACTTTGCCCAAGATCATACGAGAAAAAGACACGGAGTATCAGTTCCATAGGCTCATATGGTTCGAGCGGTTGTTGCAT GGGTATCCGCACACCGTGCAATATATACGGGCAGAGGCGGAGATCGACATCCCGCCCATGGTAAGAGGTGATGTGTGGGCGGCTTTACTGGGAGTAGTCGGAGATATAGAGGAGCAGTATGAGAGGATCGATAAGGAAACGCCTACCCCTACCGACAGACAG ATCGACGTAGATATTCCTCGCTGCCACCAGTACTGTTGGTTGCTCTGTGGCAGCGCCGGACATCGAACCCTCAAGAGGCTCCTTAAAGCGTGGCTGCTGACCAACCCGCAGTATGTGTACTGGCAAGGGCTCGACTCACTCAcagcacccttcttgtatctcAACTTCTGCAATGAAG CTCGCGCATTTGCGTGTCTCTCCGCGTTTGTCCCTAAGTTCCTCCACAAGTTTTTCCTGAAGGACAACAGTGCTGTGATCAAGGAGTACCTGGCTAAGTTCTGGCAGATCACGGGCTTCCACGAGCCAGAGCTGGCGGCTCATCTGCACGACATCAGCTTTGTGCCAGAACTCTTCGCCATTCCGTGGTTCCTCACTATGTTCTCAC ATGTGTTTCCACTGCACAAGATAGTCCACTTGTGGGACGCGTTGCTGGTCGAGGGACCGTCTTTGCCCTTGTACATGGGAGTGGGCATACTGAAGCAACTGCGGGAGACATTACTGGACTCTGGTTTCAATGAGTGTATATTGCTGTTCTCTGATTTGCCGGAGATCGATATTGGCAAGTGTGTGACG gaaTCTATCGAGATGTGCCGCAACACTCCCCGCAGCATCAGCTACAGGAGATTCAGTAACGCGCCGCACGTCACAGAGCCCATG GATGTAGTAGAAGTACCGATGGAAACGTTGCTGAACGAGATCTGTCCCAGGATAAACATGAGTGACTTCTTCTCCCTCATGTGCCAAGACAAATGCTGTGTGGTGGACATACGATCCAATTTGCT aatAATGTGA
- the LOC126974632 gene encoding TBC domain-containing protein kinase-like protein isoform X1, translating to MDEESKYKFAACTYFAKNHPGETCGSNGLPLTPSSVTILGRAQRLLTIEHVNLCTYLDIIRGKHERIIVVAETIGKSLSEHTSKFSNQEVLNISTQVATAMNFLHKQDVVHRTLSDDNILVDCCGRVKLFNYGMYYMTDGGKEVPFPLGIPRYLSPETILGGAGPAADVWSFGIILLELCIGKLWNNLKPGPILRRILTLVHASNPAERIAREHDCFDAYKGLPQSVRDIIEKCLKIYPGERATFEELVAELSLLNTEKPLDIKRPRGLLDCKLQFLYHWWQLAGGDIMAELKKNGLVKHNPPILTMPIAILLDGCPVGGKKNILFDRRIAKYSIDILNKRLAHILIQDYYPLIQERKREYDGITLPKIIREKDTEYQFHRLIWFERLLHGYPHTVQYIRAEAEIDIPPMVRGDVWAALLGVVGDIEEQYERIDKETPTPTDRQIDVDIPRCHQYCWLLCGSAGHRTLKRLLKAWLLTNPQYVYWQGLDSLTAPFLYLNFCNEARAFACLSAFVPKFLHKFFLKDNSAVIKEYLAKFWQITGFHEPELAAHLHDISFVPELFAIPWFLTMFSHVFPLHKIVHLWDALLVEGPSLPLYMGVGILKQLRETLLDSGFNECILLFSDLPEIDIGKCVTESIEMCRNTPRSISYRRFSNAPHVTEPMDVVEVPMETLLNEICPRINMSDFFSLMCQDKCCVVDIRSNLLFEKSCIEGSINVPYSGVQLGHLELRSLGLHPSKVLTDAVTNKKTVIIASAEDETAQLFSEYLVKCKVARVCILHGGVSAAHSLLPSIFSVPPKRNGHK from the exons ATGGATGAGGAAAGCAAGTATAAATTTGCAGCGTGCACTTACTTCGCAAAAAACCACCCAGGAGAAACATGCGGCAGTAATGGACTACCCCTGACACCAAGTTCTGTAACAATATTGGGCCGGGCACAACGATTGCTGACCATAGAACATGTTAACCTTTGCACTTATCTGGATATAATTCGCGGAAAACatg AAAGGATCATTGTAGTAGCTGAAACAATTGGCAAATCTTTATCTGAACATACATCAAAGTTTTCAAACCAGGAAGTGCTAAATATATCTACTCAGGTGGCAACAGCAATGAACTTTCTCCACAAACAGGATGTTGTCCACAGAACTCTATCTGATGATAACATTCTTGTAGATTGCTGTGGAAGGGTTAAGCTCTTTAATTATGGAATGTATTACATGACAGATGGTGGTAAAGAAGTTCCGTTCCCACTAGG TATCCCAAGATATTTAAGTCCGGAAACAATATTGGGTGGTGCCGGCCCTGCTGCTGATGTTTGGAGCTTTGGTATTATACTTCTAGAGCTATGCATTGGTAAACTATGGAATAATTTAAAACCAGGACCAATCCTTAGAAGAATTCTTACATTAGTGCATGCCAGTAATCCTGCAGAAAGAATAGCTAGAGAACATGATTGTTTCGATGCATATAAG GGATTGCCCCAAAGTGTTAGAGATATAattgaaaaatgtttaaaaatatatcctGGTGAAAGGGCAACATTTGAAGAACTGGTTGCTGAATTGAGTTTGCTAAATACAGAGAAGCCACTTGATATAAAGCGTCCAAGAGGCCTCTTGGACTGTAAGTTGCAGTTTCTGTACCATTGGTGGCAGTTAGCTGGTGGTGACATAATGGCGGAATTAAAAAAGAATGGATTAGTGAAGCATAATCCTCCTATATTGACCATGCCTAT agctATACTCCTTGACGGTTGTCCTGTCGGTggaaaaaagaatattttatttgacagaCGGATCGCCAAGTACAGTATAGACATATTAAATAAACGTTTGGCACACATTCTTATCCAGGATTACTATCCATTGATTCAGGAGAGAAAGAGAGAGTATGATGGTATCACTTTGCCCAAGATCATACGAGAAAAAGACACGGAGTATCAGTTCCATAGGCTCATATGGTTCGAGCGGTTGTTGCAT GGGTATCCGCACACCGTGCAATATATACGGGCAGAGGCGGAGATCGACATCCCGCCCATGGTAAGAGGTGATGTGTGGGCGGCTTTACTGGGAGTAGTCGGAGATATAGAGGAGCAGTATGAGAGGATCGATAAGGAAACGCCTACCCCTACCGACAGACAG ATCGACGTAGATATTCCTCGCTGCCACCAGTACTGTTGGTTGCTCTGTGGCAGCGCCGGACATCGAACCCTCAAGAGGCTCCTTAAAGCGTGGCTGCTGACCAACCCGCAGTATGTGTACTGGCAAGGGCTCGACTCACTCAcagcacccttcttgtatctcAACTTCTGCAATGAAG CTCGCGCATTTGCGTGTCTCTCCGCGTTTGTCCCTAAGTTCCTCCACAAGTTTTTCCTGAAGGACAACAGTGCTGTGATCAAGGAGTACCTGGCTAAGTTCTGGCAGATCACGGGCTTCCACGAGCCAGAGCTGGCGGCTCATCTGCACGACATCAGCTTTGTGCCAGAACTCTTCGCCATTCCGTGGTTCCTCACTATGTTCTCAC ATGTGTTTCCACTGCACAAGATAGTCCACTTGTGGGACGCGTTGCTGGTCGAGGGACCGTCTTTGCCCTTGTACATGGGAGTGGGCATACTGAAGCAACTGCGGGAGACATTACTGGACTCTGGTTTCAATGAGTGTATATTGCTGTTCTCTGATTTGCCGGAGATCGATATTGGCAAGTGTGTGACG gaaTCTATCGAGATGTGCCGCAACACTCCCCGCAGCATCAGCTACAGGAGATTCAGTAACGCGCCGCACGTCACAGAGCCCATG GATGTAGTAGAAGTACCGATGGAAACGTTGCTGAACGAGATCTGTCCCAGGATAAACATGAGTGACTTCTTCTCCCTCATGTGCCAAGACAAATGCTGTGTGGTGGACATACGATCCAATTTGCT GTTCGAGAAGAGTTGCATAGAGGGAAGTATCAACGTACCGTACAGCGGAGTTCAACTAGGACACCTCGAGCTGAGGTCTCTGGGTCTTCATCCCAGTAAGGTGCTGACAGACGCCGTGACCAACAAGAAGACGGTCATCATTGCTTCTGCTGAAGATGAAACTGCGCAGttg TTCAGTGAATACCTCGTGAAGTGTAAGGTGGCTCGTGTCTGTATATTGCACGGCGGGGTGTCTGCTGCTCATTCGCTCCTCCCCTCCATCTTCAGCGTGCCGCCCAAGAGGAACGGACATAAATaa